The window ATCGAGCTTTAATACTGGTGAGGTTAATACATTGATTCGATACTGGGTTTGAGTATTTTGGGTTTTAACCCAAAACTCCAACAGACCCGCTTCAGAAATGGGGTACTTGCTGACTATGCTGCTATTGCCTTCGGCACATAACAGCGCACTTTCACCACTGTGGGGTTCTGCGCCTTCAAATTGACAACCCATGATCCACGACCAAGGTTGAGATAAACGATTGCCTTCAAAGTCGCTGGCAAACACTAACTCATTCTCTTTGGCACTGGCATTAACTGTGGTTAACACGCCAAGCAACAGCATAGAAATGACTGCAGTGGTGCGCATAAGGGCCTCATAAAACATAAATTACTAAAATCAACGAGCGAGTCATTCGGCTCAATACCCAGTTATATCGACGATCAACTGACCCAAATTTCAAAGCGAATCTAGCTGGTTTTCTGAGGGTTATGACCTCGAAAAAACCACCCGCTTGAAGGCGTCATTTTTGATAGCAGATTAAACCAGCGAAATGTATCAGAGGCCATCATCCCACGCTAGCCCTAAGTCATGTTTGGCGCAGAAAGATAGCAGTTGAATAGCAATCGGGGCCATGAATCGCCCCGATACTGAAAACAATAGTGAACTTAATGGTGAAATCGGTTATGAAACTCAGCGAAAACTAACCACTTATGTCCGCTATTCTGGTTCTGTTCTTCCCGCTTGTCTGGCCGCTTATTTTGCCCTCTTCCCTCATCATCAGCGCACGCAAAAAAACAGCCAAAACCAAGATCCAAGCAAAACAGGATTATTGCAGCCGCGCCTCGACTCGCTTCATGGCGTAGAACATCCATATCGTCAGAATAGTGCTACAGGTTGCGAGCGATACCCACACACCAATCACGCCAAACATCCAAGCGAAGCAGTAGATAATCGCCGCGATCAGGATAAGTTTCGCGCCAGTCAGCATAGAGGCTTGTTTCGAGCAATTAATCGCTTGGAAGAAACTCGCACCGACTAAGATTAAGCCTTCCATCGGTAAGCCCCAGAAATACCAGCGCATCCCTTCAATCGCCACGGGCGTTAGGTTCTGATTATCGCCAGCAAACAAATACACTAGCCATTCAGGGCGAGAATAAATCAGCGCTAAGCCCAAGGCTGCGGTGAGCAGCGTCATGCCAAAGGCAATATTACGTGCCTGCTTAACCCTATCGAAACGCCCAGCGCCCGCATTAAAGCTATAAATTGGCTGCGTGCCGAGGGCAATACCTTCAAAAATCAAATAGAAGAATGCTTCTGTGTAACTGACTACGCCATAGGCTGCCACGTGTAAGGGGCCGCCCACCCACAAAAAAGCTGTGTTATGCAGGGTTAACACTATCGATAAATAAAGGTTCATCAAAAAGCTGGGTAAACCCACGCGGGCTATGTTCAAGCAATTGTCGAGCTTAAGCTTCATCTGCTCAAGGTCGATCCTCAACTGAGTCCGAGGACTGAAAAAGTGCTGCAAACACAAAAGCCCCGTCACCGCCTGCGACATCATGGTCGCAATCGCAGCGCCCGCTAAACCAAAGGGGAAGACCACAATAAATAGCCAATCTAAGAAAGTGTTTAATACGCCGCCCAAGATCAACACCCAAGTCACCATAGATGGCCGACCGTCATTACGCAGCAATGTGGTGAAGGTCATTGAAATAATGGGGAAATGACACAGGGCAAAATACCAGAACAGGTATTCGTTGGCATTTTCGAGAATGTCCCCCTGCGCCCCGAGGGCGATCAAAATATCCCGCGAGAATATCCCACCAATGAGGGCAAAAATGGCCCCCGCCAATAAACACAAACTAAAGGCATTACCAAGTAATTTACGGGCCTTAGCCACATTGCCTTGACCAAGGTTGATCGACACTAATGCCGCGCTGCCCATGCCTATCATGGCGCCAATCGCATACAAAATAGCGCCGACTGGATAGGCTAACATCATCCCCGCCAGCCCAGTTTCACCCAAATAGTGGCCAACGAAGATGCCATCAATCGTCACATAGACGCCCGTCACCAACATAGAGGCGATGGTGGGTATGGTATAGCGCCAAAAAAGCTTCGCAATCGGCTCCTCGAGCAGGCTCATATCCGCAGAAATGTGATTAGATGTTGTTGCAGTCATTCGCGTATCTCATAGAAAGGAGCAAGGCCATATAAATATAGAAAAAATATGTGTGTGAACAAAAATACGGCGGTGTATTGTACCTAAAACAAGTCAGAACACAAAGTGTGATATAAGCTTGAAATCGGAACAAATATCAATAATAACAATTTGATATGGTGAATAAAAAAGACTAGTCAAATCGAAAAATAAATAAAGTCTACTCACTCCCTCTCACTTACTGATCAATTTTTACTACTTTTTTGGTATTTTAGGCCGAATTAGGTAAAGTATCAGCTTGAACAAGACCATTACGCGTATTTTAACGAAGTAAAATCAATAAAGATTAAAACTTAAGATACTAATAATTAATGGATTAATGTAAAAAACACTGAATAAAAACAATAAGGGAAGGACATGAGTCAGAATCGTCCAAATGCAGGTAACGACCTGCGGGAAGTCAAACAGCTCGGAATGTGGGCCTCCATTACTAGCTTAGGTTATATATTTTGGCTGGTCGGCGGTATGGAGTTAGTCGAGCGTATCGCTTACTACGGCGTAAAAGCCAGTGCGGGGCTGTACGCTAAAGCGCCTGAGTCTGCTGGCGGCCTAGGGATCAGCCTAAGCGACTACGGCATTATTATTTCCCTCTGGGCGATCATGCAAACCTTTGTGCCCGTGTTCACCGGTGGCATGTCTGACCGCGTCGGCTACAAAGAAACCATCTTTGGCTCCACCATTATTAAAATCTTTGGCTATCTGGTGATGGCATTCTTCCCCAGTTTTTGGGGCTTCCTTGCTGGCGCATTACTCCTCGCCATCGGTACAGGGATATTTAAACCGGGCATTCAAGGCACCTTAGTGCTGTCCACCAATCGTAATAATACCTCGATGGCTTGGGGCATTTTTTACCAAGTCGTCAACATTGGCGGCTTCCTCGGGCCGTTAGTGGCCGTACATATGCGCCAATTGTCGTGGGACAATGTGTTTTTCGCCTGCGCCGCAATTATCTCACTCAACTTCTTATTTTTATTGACCTATACAGAACCAGGCAAAGCCGAGCGACTCGCACGTAACAAACAAATCAAGTCGGGTGAAGTCAAACAAGAAGCCCTGTGGCGCGATGCTTGGCGTGAACTGAAAAAGCCGATTGTGATCTACTACATGCTGGTATTTGCAGGCTTTTGGTTCTTGTACAATGCCCTATTCGATGTGTTGCCTATCCATATTTCCGAATGGGTCGATACCAGCGTAATCGTCACATCCCTCTTTGGCAGCGAAGGCACCAGTAACGGCATTCTACAATTCTGGCTTGGCCTCAATAACGAAGGCACTAAGGTGATGCCCGAAGGCATGCTCAACCTTAATGCAGGCCTTATCATGACTTGCTGCTTTATCGTCGCCGCGCTGACGGCTAAATACCGCATCACTACCGCCATGTTTATTGGTTGTTTGCTGAGTATTTTGGCTTTTGTGTTTATCGGCGCCTTCCATGCGGCTTGGTTTATCGTGCTCGCGATCGCTATGTTCTCCATTGGCGAAATGATGATTAGCCCGAAGAAAAATGAGTTTATGGGCAACATAGCGCCCGAAGGTAAAAAAGCCATGTACTTGGGCTTTGTGATGTTACCCCAAGGGATCGGCTGGGGATTAGAAGGCTACTTTGGCCCTAAACTCTATGAAATTTATGCATCGAAGGAATTGTTTTCGCGGGATTTATTGTTAGAGCGCGGCATGAACAGTACTGAGGTTAGCGCCATTCCCCAAGGTGAAGCCTTTACTACCTTGGTGAGCTACACAGGTGAAAGCGCCCAGGATCTCACCCAGTTGCTGTACCACAGCCATAACATTGGCATGGCGTGGTATATCATCGCCGCCATAGGGACTATCTCAGCGGTGGGGATTTTTATCTATGGTAAGTGGTTACTCACACTGCAAAGAGCCCAACAAGCCGCCTAAGCGGGACTCGCTAACCTCATTCGAGGTAAGGGCGATAAAGACAATATAAGGGCTAAATAAAGGGCAAGGTGAGGAGCGATCTTCATCTTGCCTTATCAGTATCAAAAAGGACGCGTCAGCAGCTCAGGCGTAAATTGTTCAGGCGACAGCAATAAACCTAAGCTCTCGATTTGTGCATTCAAACGATTGAGATCTTGAGTCAGCGCAGGCAAGGTCAGGGTATTGTCATCGAGCTCATACACTTGCCTTAAACTCGTGTAATAAAACAGCAGTATAATCAAAGCATTCACATCATTTTGCGCCGCAGCGGCTTTAATCTTTATCAACTTGCGATAGATACGATTATGGAGCTGCTTTAATTGCCACACATAATAAATTTCGCTGAAGAAGGGTTTGTCCTTCAAGTTATAAATCACTGCGCTACACAGACCCAGACTGAAAATCACCCCTAAGAGATTCAAATGGAAATTACCTGTAGGCTCGCCCGGCACAGGCGTTGCCCCAAACAGCGCAATCAGCCCTGCACCCAAAAGCAATGACAGCACTACTAAGCTAACAACTAAAATTACGATGAATAAATTCATGTTTTTACGATACAAGGTTTTATCTATTTCCTGCAGCTTCATAACATCCCGCTCAAATAGGCCGCCTAGCGTTGGCGTATCAATCAATTAGTGGCAGAGCATACCCCAATCCCCTTTATTCGGCCTTAACTGATTTAAACGCATAACTAAAATACATTTCTCATCCTCACCCGCAAGCGATACAAATTGACACCTTTAGGTATCATTAAACGATCTGAGGGATAGGATGATGTATCAATTGAAGATCAACGGCTTAATACCCTTACGATTCTCACTAATCTCACGTTTATCTCAAAACATAAAAATGTTAACGTGCGCCCCAATCAAGGTAAAATTTGCTAACCTTAATCTCAGTGAATTTCATCATGGTATCGCCACCTTTTACGAGATACCTAGCCTTAAGCCCCCGCATTCAAACCACACAAGGAATGCCATGATACTCAGCAAAGCCTTTGCACAAGTCGTCCTTTTGGCGTTCAGCAGCCTTTGCTTGACTGCGCAGGCCAAAGACCTGCTCGCGGTGGGTGCGAGCTTCAGCCAAATTTTCGAACTACAGCCCAATGGCGAATATACCGGCTTAGGTGTCGATATTTTAAATCGCTTCGCCCAGCAGCAAAGTGTGAACATTCACTATCAAATTACCCCTTGGCGCCGCGCCATTTCTATGGTCGAACGTGGCCAAGCGGATATTCTTATTGGTCCCTACGATACCCCAGAGCGTGAAGCGAACTTGGCTTTTGCGACGAAAGCCTTTTACCGCGATAACATGGTGTTCTATGCACGTGTAGGCAATGAAATAGTATGGAATGGCGACTATGCCAGCATTAAAGGTCAACGGATTGGTAAGATGCAGGGTTGGAGTTATGGCCCGACGTTTAATGAACAAACTAAATCATTGAACATCAATGAATTTGTCGATATTAAAAGCGGGATAGAACGCCTCTCTCGGGGTGATTTAGATTTACTCGCCACAAACAGCCGTAATACCGATGCTGTGCTCGCCCAAATCAAAATCCCTAAGGCAATTACCCCGATCACGCCGATAATCGATGTTCAAGACGGTTTTATGGCGTTTCCGAAACAGGCGAAATTTGATCCCTTAAGACATAGGTTTGACAGTTTTTTCGATGAGATGATCCAAAATGGCACCTTTACGACACTCGGCCAAAAATATCACGTAACCTTGCCTTACTGAGCCTGCGCGATTGATCATGCACGACTGTTCCTTCATGTACGACCGCTGCAACCGTATTCGCCCCCGCCTGACCTATGCTCACATGTGTAATAAAGGGCGATGGGAAGCCAGTGAGCAGCTAATCGTTAGCAAAGACAGGCGAGCAACTGCTGCTCTATCTCGTCCCAATTGACTTCGTCCACGGTAATCATTTCTAGTCTGGAATCTAAGGTGTCATCGAGTTCAACCACAGTAAACTCATGATCAATCCAGTTAAATCCGGCGATGCCCTCAGAGGTGATCATCACGGCCTTTAATCTCAGCAATACTTGCCCGACGTCTGATAACTGAGTGTGGCGTTGAATAAACGCCATTAATTTATCGAAATCAAACTCTTGCCTTGGATCAAACACCCAGCCACAGCTAAAACAGCCTTCGCCTTGATTCTGCTTGCGCACTATGCCGCGTGCATCAAATTCGAGTGCGACTTCGATTGCACCTTCGGCAAAGAGGCTTAGCTCACTCAAACGCGAACCACCCGTGCGGAACAAGCTAGGAGCAGTCGTTGTAAGATTACCTAGCTTAGGGACTATGCCACCATTACTGCTCATATTGAGTGACACGCGCCTTGGTTGGTTTAAATAATACAGCAGCGCGCTAGGTAAAGGTTGCTGGTTAGTGTGGCTCACAACAGGAATATCAGTGCGCTCGATATGACTTAAATAGGTCTGTAACTCATAGAGTAACTTAGTATTTTCAGCGTCATATAAATCCGACTTAGTCGCGATAATCACATCGGCCACTTGCAGCTGTTGGATGAAGTTTGCATGTTCGCGATAGCGGGGATCGTGGATTTTACGCGCGTCCACCAAACATAAAGTACTGCGCAGTGAAATCACATTCTGATAATGGGGTGCACTCAATACTTTAATGATTTCATTAGGATGCCCAAGCCCAGTCGGTTCAATCAATAAGCGATCAGGTTTTGCTTTCGCAATCAACTGATTGATCGCCACTTGCGTCGGCACGCCCGCGGCGCAGCACATACAGCCACCCGCTACCTCACGAATTTGTATGCCGTTATCGGAGGAGTTCAGTAATCCCGCATCAATGCCAACCTCACCAAACTCATTGACCAGCACAGCCCAAGTCTCATCCGCGGGTTTAGTCGCCAGCAATTGTTTAATCAGAGAGGTTTTACCTACGCCTAAAAAACCTGTGATGATATTGGTGGGAATCGCTTTGATAATCATAAGGAAACTCGCTCGAATAGAAAGCTTGGCGCTCGAGTGTAGAAGTATTGGCTTTGAAGCTCAACAAAAAGCGCATCGATGAGGATGCGCTTTTAGAATGGCGACGAGCTCTTTAACCAACTAGGCAACCGTCAAACTGCGAGGCTAACAGGCGCTTGGCGCTTATTAGCCTTGATTG of the Shewanella baltica genome contains:
- a CDS encoding CobW family GTP-binding protein encodes the protein MIIKAIPTNIITGFLGVGKTSLIKQLLATKPADETWAVLVNEFGEVGIDAGLLNSSDNGIQIREVAGGCMCCAAGVPTQVAINQLIAKAKPDRLLIEPTGLGHPNEIIKVLSAPHYQNVISLRSTLCLVDARKIHDPRYREHANFIQQLQVADVIIATKSDLYDAENTKLLYELQTYLSHIERTDIPVVSHTNQQPLPSALLYYLNQPRRVSLNMSSNGGIVPKLGNLTTTAPSLFRTGGSRLSELSLFAEGAIEVALEFDARGIVRKQNQGEGCFSCGWVFDPRQEFDFDKLMAFIQRHTQLSDVGQVLLRLKAVMITSEGIAGFNWIDHEFTVVELDDTLDSRLEMITVDEVNWDEIEQQLLACLC
- a CDS encoding DUF3087 family protein, producing the protein MKLQEIDKTLYRKNMNLFIVILVVSLVVLSLLLGAGLIALFGATPVPGEPTGNFHLNLLGVIFSLGLCSAVIYNLKDKPFFSEIYYVWQLKQLHNRIYRKLIKIKAAAAQNDVNALIILLFYYTSLRQVYELDDNTLTLPALTQDLNRLNAQIESLGLLLSPEQFTPELLTRPF
- a CDS encoding substrate-binding periplasmic protein, producing MILSKAFAQVVLLAFSSLCLTAQAKDLLAVGASFSQIFELQPNGEYTGLGVDILNRFAQQQSVNIHYQITPWRRAISMVERGQADILIGPYDTPEREANLAFATKAFYRDNMVFYARVGNEIVWNGDYASIKGQRIGKMQGWSYGPTFNEQTKSLNINEFVDIKSGIERLSRGDLDLLATNSRNTDAVLAQIKIPKAITPITPIIDVQDGFMAFPKQAKFDPLRHRFDSFFDEMIQNGTFTTLGQKYHVTLPY
- a CDS encoding MFS transporter, producing MSQNRPNAGNDLREVKQLGMWASITSLGYIFWLVGGMELVERIAYYGVKASAGLYAKAPESAGGLGISLSDYGIIISLWAIMQTFVPVFTGGMSDRVGYKETIFGSTIIKIFGYLVMAFFPSFWGFLAGALLLAIGTGIFKPGIQGTLVLSTNRNNTSMAWGIFYQVVNIGGFLGPLVAVHMRQLSWDNVFFACAAIISLNFLFLLTYTEPGKAERLARNKQIKSGEVKQEALWRDAWRELKKPIVIYYMLVFAGFWFLYNALFDVLPIHISEWVDTSVIVTSLFGSEGTSNGILQFWLGLNNEGTKVMPEGMLNLNAGLIMTCCFIVAALTAKYRITTAMFIGCLLSILAFVFIGAFHAAWFIVLAIAMFSIGEMMISPKKNEFMGNIAPEGKKAMYLGFVMLPQGIGWGLEGYFGPKLYEIYASKELFSRDLLLERGMNSTEVSAIPQGEAFTTLVSYTGESAQDLTQLLYHSHNIGMAWYIIAAIGTISAVGIFIYGKWLLTLQRAQQAA
- a CDS encoding MATE family efflux transporter — translated: MTATTSNHISADMSLLEEPIAKLFWRYTIPTIASMLVTGVYVTIDGIFVGHYLGETGLAGMMLAYPVGAILYAIGAMIGMGSAALVSINLGQGNVAKARKLLGNAFSLCLLAGAIFALIGGIFSRDILIALGAQGDILENANEYLFWYFALCHFPIISMTFTTLLRNDGRPSMVTWVLILGGVLNTFLDWLFIVVFPFGLAGAAIATMMSQAVTGLLCLQHFFSPRTQLRIDLEQMKLKLDNCLNIARVGLPSFLMNLYLSIVLTLHNTAFLWVGGPLHVAAYGVVSYTEAFFYLIFEGIALGTQPIYSFNAGAGRFDRVKQARNIAFGMTLLTAALGLALIYSRPEWLVYLFAGDNQNLTPVAIEGMRWYFWGLPMEGLILVGASFFQAINCSKQASMLTGAKLILIAAIIYCFAWMFGVIGVWVSLATCSTILTIWMFYAMKRVEARLQ